GCGCGTCGCTCAGGATTTTAATGACTTCCTCCGGCGTGCCGGGGGTCACCACGATGCCGCGCCACTGGGCGTGGACGACGTCGATGCCTTGCTCCTTGAGAGTCGGCACATTGGGCGCCAGCGGCGAGCGCTCGGCGCTCGTCACGGCGATGGCAACCACATGGCCGGCTTCCATTGCGGCCAGCGCTTCGGAGATCGACTGGCTGGCGCTGTCGCAGTTGCCGCCGGCCACCGCGGCCAACGCCGGGGCGCCGCCGTTGAACGGCATCCGCTTGAACTTCGCGCCGGTCGCCTTCTCGACCTTGAGGCGGAGGAAGTCGTGGACGTTCCAGTTGCCGCCCATACCCATGGTGATCTGCTCGGGCTTGCTCTTGGCCAGGTCGATAAACTCCTTCATGTTCTTGACGCCGAGGTCCTTGCGGACGACGATGAAGTTGGCGTCGTCAGACAGCAGCGCCACCGGCACGAAGCTCTTCTCGTTGTAGGTGATGCCCTTCATGATGAACTGGTCGGTGAATTGGAACGGCACCAGTGCGCCTACCTGATAGCCGTCCGGCTTCATATTGGCGATGGTGGTCGCGCCCTGGACGCCGCCGCCGGCGGGCACGTTGGTGACGACAACCTTGGTGTTGTTGGGCAGGTACTTTTCAAGATACTTGGCCGTTATCCGGGACATGACATCTTGGCCGCCGCCGGCGGAATAGGGCACGATGATCTCGATCGGCTTCTTCGGGTAATCGATTGCCTTCTTGGCCGTGTCCGCGCTCTTGCCGCCGCCGCCGCAGCCGGCCACCAGCATGACACTCAGCGCCACCGCGAGTAACCCCAGGACCCACCGATACTTCTTGGAAAACACCACTTTACATTCCCTCCCATATATTTTTTGGAGCATGGAACCCTAACGAATATTATTGCCGTTGATGATCGTATAGCCGCCGTCGACGATCACCGCCTGGCCGGTAATAAAGCTGGCGCCCGTTATCAGGCTGACCACCGCCTCGCCGACATCCTCGGCTTCGGCCGGCCGTCCCAGCGGCGTCCCCGCCGACAGCTTCCTGGCAAATTCAGGTTTATCCCCCACCCAGCGGGTCATGACCACGCCTGGCAGCACAGCGTTCACCCGCACATCGGGGGCGAGCACGAGAGCGAACGACTTGGTCACGCTGATCGCCGCCGCTTTCGAGGCACAGTAAGCCATCGAGCTGCCGCGGCCGGTGATGCCGGAAATCGAGCACACGTTCACCACGCAGCCCTTATTCTTCTTCAGCTCCTCGGCGCACGCCCGGATGAGGAAAAAATGGCCTTTCACGTTCGTATTCCAGGCATTGTCCCAGTACTCTTCCTTCATTCCTTCCAGGTCGTCCATAGCCACATGGTCGGTCGTGCCGGCATTGTTTACGACCACATCCACCCGGCCGAACTTCGCCATCGTCTCCGCGAACATCCGGCGCGCGTCGGCGTCCTTGGATACGTCCGCCTTGCAGATCATCCCGTCGGCGCCGAGTTTTTTCACCTCCGCCAGCGTTGCGATCGCGTCGCTCTCGGAGCGCGAGTAGTTGACGACAACGTTGGCCCCCCTCTCGGCCAGCATCAGCGACACGGCGCGGCCGATACCCGTGCCGCCGCCGGTGACGATCGCCGTTTTTCCTTTCACGTCGAACATAAATACCACCATTCCTTCCATCTATTTTCCGCCTCCGGGCCGTTTCCGGCCCGCAGACTTTCATCAACACCCGGTAATTTGACTAAAACAGAGATAATCATTTAGGTAAACGTTTACTTGGGCAAAAATTAAATCCGTCGCTCGCCGTTGCCGACAATCAGTCGCGGCTGGAAAACAACCTCGCGATTATTGAGACCGTTGTTCTGGATTCGCTCCAGCATAAGCTCGGCCACCTTGCCGCCCATCAGCGACGGGTCCGAAGCGGCGATCGTCGGCCGCACCGAAAACAGCTCGATGTTCTCGATTCTTTCGTAGGCCACGATCGACAGCTCCTCCGGCACGCTCACGCCGTTGTTCATCACATACTTCAGCGCCCCGACGGTCATCATGTTGTTCATTACGATCATCGCCGTCGGCCGGTCGCTCATCCGCGCCCAGGCGGCCGCTCCCTGATAACCGGCTTCCAGCGTGAAGTCGCCGTCATACCTGTAAGGATAACCCTCGCCGACATCTATCCCGACCTCGTGCATCGCCTTCTGGAAACCCGTGAACCTCCCCCGGCCGGTGCTCACGTTCAGTGCACCGTTGAGGACGAAAATCTTGCGGTGCCCGAGATCCAGCAGATGGGTGGTAAGCTCATACGCCCCCTGGACGCTGTTGCTGTCCACAAGGTCGCCGCGGAAGCAGACGTCGCGGATTTTGCGGTTGACCGCCACCACCGGAATCTTCTTGCTCAGCCCGACCACATAGTCGTCGTTCTCGCCCGTGGTGTTGAGGATCAGCCCGTCGATCTTCTTGCTTGTCAGCAGCTCGAGATAGGCCAGCTCGCGCTTCTTCCTGTTCTCCGTGCTGCAGACTATCAGGCTGTAGCCCTCTTTGTTGACAATATCCTCGACCGCCTTGGCCATCTCGATGAAATAGTTATTGGTAATGTCGGAAACCAGGAAGCCCAGCGAAAAGGTGGCGTCCTTCTTCAGGCTCCTCGCAATGAGGTTGGGCACATACTGCAGCTCGCCGATCGATTGCTGCACGCTCCTGGTGACCTCCGGGCTTACATAGTAGTTGCTGTTGATGACCCGAGAAACGGTGGCGACCGATACTCCCGCGTGCTTGGCGACATCCTTGATCGTGACCTTTTCCACACTAAACCTCTTTTGTAATCGTTTACTTATACTAACATTATCACCATCTGCCACAACTGTCAACGGAAAATGCGGAATAGTCAGACACCGGCGGGAATGCGTTCCCCCGCGCCGGCCGGGCTTTGCCCCCGGCCGGCGCAGGAAAACAACCCTTTTACTTTTTAAGCATCGTCGCCTTGCCGTCGACCACCAGCACGCCGTCCTGGTTGGTCACCGTCGTCCGGAAAATCAGCCGGTTCTTGGCCTCGATCTTCTCGATGCACTCTACCGTAGCCGTCACCGTGTCGCCGATCTTCACCGGGGCGCGGAAAGAGAGCTCCTGGCCCATGTAGATGGTGTTGGCCCCCGGCAGGGCGGTGCCGAGGACGGCCGAGATGAATCCCGCCGACAGCATGCCGTGGGCGATCCGCTCCTTGAACATCGTCTGCTTGGCATATTCGCTGTTGATATGCACCGGGTTGAAGTCGCCGGTCACGCCGGCGAAGGTATAGACGTCGAACTCGCTCACCGTCTTGGTCATGCTGGCCTTGTCGCCGACCTTGACAGCGGCGAACGGGATATCCTGCACCATATCGTAATCTCCTCTCTTTCCGTTAGCGGAGAATGGCTCCCGAAATGACCATCTTCTGCACCTGGTTGGTGCCCTCGTAGATCTGGGCGATCTTGGCGTCGCGCATCAGGCGCTCGACCGGGTACTCGCGGCTGTAGCCGTAGCCGCCGAAGACCTGCACGGCGTCGGTGGACACCTCCATAGCGATATCGGACGCGTACAGCTTCGCCATCGCCGCTTCCTTGGAATACGGCAGGCCGTTCTCCTTGTTGTAGGCGGCCCGGTAAGTCAGCAGCCTGGCGCAGTCGACCTTGACAGCCATGTCGGCCAGCATAAAGGCGATGGCCTGGTTGGCGGAAATCGGCTTGCCGAACTGCACCCGCTCCTTCGAGTATTTGATTGCCTGGTCGAGAGCCGACTGGGCGATGCCCAGCCCCTGGGTGGCGATGCCGATGCGGCCGCCGTCGAGGGTCGACATAGCGATCTTGAACCCTTCGCCCTCCTTGCCGAGCATGTTTTCCTTCGGCACCTTCACATCCTGGAAAATCAGCTCCTGGGTCTGCGAAGAGCGGATGCCCATCTTGTGCTCCTTCTTGCCGAAGGTGAAGCCGGGCATGCCCTTCTCCAGGATAAAGGCGCTGATGCCCTTGACGCCCTTCGTCTTGTCGGTCATGGCAAAAACAACGTTGGTCTCGGCCTCGCCGCCGTTGGTGATAAAAATCTTACTGCCGTTCAACAGGTAGTGATCGCCCTTGTCGACAGCCACCGTCTGCTGGGAAGCGGCGTCGGTGCCGGCGTTCGGCTCGGTGAGAGCGAAAGCGCCCACCTTTTTACCCTCCACCAGCGGCACGAGGTATTTCTGCTTCTGCTCTTCCGAGCCATAGGCGAAAATCGGCCAGGCGCACAGCGACACCGTAGCCATGTAAGACACGCCGATGCCGGCGTCGGCCTTGCAGATCTCCTCGGCGGCCAGCACATAGCTCAGATAGTCGCCGTCGGCGCCGCCGTACTTCTCGGGAAAACAGATGCCGTTGAGGCCAAGCTCGCCGATCGCGTCGAGGAGCGCGCGGTCAGGCCGCTCGTTCTCGTCCCGCTCGGCTGCTCCCGGAGCGATCTGCTTCTCGGCGAATTCGCGGACCATCTTCTGCATCATCAATTGGTCTTCGGTCAGCTCAAAGCGCATTTTTCTTCCTCCACTTCATTTTCGCTCGTACTTATTAGGAGACAGTATCTTTGCCGGCTATCCCGGCGATCTTCTTCGCCAATTCCTTTTTGGCCTCAAGGTTGCCCTGGCGGGCGATCATGATCCGCTGCGCCTGGGGCGAGCCGGCGCCGTGCATCGACTCGGTGCGGTAGCCGACCGCCGCCGTTCCCAGCGTCAGATTCTCCACCAGCCTGAGTATCCGCAGGCGGTGCTCGGTCGGCACGCCCGCCGTGCCGCCCAGGTACTTCTCAAGCTTCGGCCCGATCTCCGGGTGGCGGAAATCCTGCTCCGACGGCATGGTCACGAACAGGCCGCCGGCGATATCCTCGGCCAGGCGGGCGATCTCGTACGGGAAGCGGGTCACATTCTGCTTACAGACATTGGCCAGCAGCATATCGATCAGGTACGTCCCCGAGGCCGTCCGCGCCCCGGCGGCCGAGCAGGCGATGCCGCAGGCGTACAGCGTCTCGTTGAGGTGAACCATCTCGATCAGCTTATCCTTGACATGCGACGCCTTCGCGGCGCCGTTGTACTCGGCGGCCAGCGCGGCGGCGCCGATCAGCACGTCGCCCACGCCCACCTTGCAGCCGCCGTAGCTCTGGCGGTGGTACCCGGCGAAGCGCTCGACAAGCGCACCGCTGAAGCGGTACTCGCCGCACATGAATACATCCTTCCACGGCACGAACACATCCTCGAAAATCACCAGCGACTCGTGCCCGCCGAACGTGCTGTTGCCGGTATCGATCTCCCCGCCCTCCAGCTTGCGGGTATCGCACGACTGGCGACCGTAGATATACGTTATGCCGGCCGCGTCGGCGGGCGCCGCGAAGCACACGGCATAAGCCGCGTCCTCCTCACCCATGCTGATCGTCGGCATCACCAGAATCCAGTGCGAGTTGAGCGCCCCCGTCTGGTGGCACTTCGCCCCGCGCACCACAATACCGTCGGCCCGCTTCTCGACCACGCGGAGGAAAAGGTCGGGGTCGGCCTGCTTGTGGGGCGGGAGGCTGCGGTCGCCCTTGGGGTCGGTCATCGCCCCGTCGACCGTCAGATCGCCGTCCTGCACCATGGTGACAAAATCGATGAACCGAGCGTGATAATCCGTCCCCAGTTCCCGGTCCATCTCGAACGTCACGCTCTCGACGGCGTTGATCGCGTCCATGCCCACACAGCGCTGGAAGCACGACGCCGTCTTCTGGCCCAGCAGCCGTTGCATCTTCACCTTCTTCACCAGGTCGTCGGCGCTCTGGTGCAGGTGGGCGAAACGGTTGATCTTCCGCCCCGTCAGGCTGGACGTCGCCGTCATCAGCTCCTCGTGGGCCGGGTCGTGCGCCAGGGAATACGTCATCTTCACCGCATTCAGCGACGGACGGATAATGGGGTGGTCGACCGGACTGGCGACCTTCTCCCCCAGCAGATACAGGTTGAACTTCATCTTGCGCAGGCTTTCCTCATACTGCGCCGCTGTCATGAGCGCCATTATCAGCCCTCCTTGCCTATCAGGCCGCGGCCGACCGCGAACGCGCGGCTGTCGTCGGCGTGAAACTTCTCGTCCACCATCGTCAGCAGCTTCTTCAGGATAACGTCGGGCGACAGCACGTTGCTCACCGCCGTTAACGCCCCCAGCATCACCACATTGGTCAGCAGCACGTTGCCAAGCTCCTTGGCCGCCCTGGTCGCATTCAGGAAATGGCCGGCAAGCCCCTTATCCTTGATAATCGCCACGATCTGCTCGGTGCTCGGGTATTCGTCCACCTTCATATTGGCGAGGATGGTCGGCACCGGCGCCGTGTTGATGATGAACGTGCCCTTCTTGCTCAACAGGCCGATATAGCGCAGCGCCTCCAGCGGCTCGAAGCCGAGCAGCACATCCGCCTGGCCCGCCGGCACCAGCGGCGAAAAAATCTCCCCGTCGGCGATCCGCACATGGGACAGCACCGAACCGCCCCGCTGGGCAGCGCCCTTCGTCTCCGTATTCACCACATTATAGCCGGCATCCATCGCGCACTTGGCGACGACTTGGGAAGCAAGGATGTTCCCCTGGCCGCCGACGCCGGCGATCACTAAATCGAACTTCATTTTATGGCCCCCCTCTTGCATACCGATACGCACACCCCGCAGCCGTTACAGCCGCTGGGTTCGATCGCCGCCTTATTGTCGGCCAGGCTGATGGCCGGGCAGCCGAACGTCCGCACGCATAAGCCGCAGCCGTTGCACACCGCCTCATCCACCGCCACCTGCCGCGGCGTAAACGAAATCTTGCCCTCGCGGCCGAACTTCAGATAGCACAGCGCC
The DNA window shown above is from Sporomusaceae bacterium and carries:
- a CDS encoding tripartite tricarboxylate transporter substrate binding protein, which encodes MVFSKKYRWVLGLLAVALSVMLVAGCGGGGKSADTAKKAIDYPKKPIEIIVPYSAGGGQDVMSRITAKYLEKYLPNNTKVVVTNVPAGGGVQGATTIANMKPDGYQVGALVPFQFTDQFIMKGITYNEKSFVPVALLSDDANFIVVRKDLGVKNMKEFIDLAKSKPEQITMGMGGNWNVHDFLRLKVEKATGAKFKRMPFNGGAPALAAVAGGNCDSASQSISEALAAMEAGHVVAIAVTSAERSPLAPNVPTLKEQGIDVVHAQWRGIVVTPGTPEEVIKILSDALKKVYDDKGWQEEAKKAGLAPKFMDYKQFGEFYKKDFEVYKSLINELGIKPQ
- a CDS encoding SDR family oxidoreductase — its product is MEGMVVFMFDVKGKTAIVTGGGTGIGRAVSLMLAERGANVVVNYSRSESDAIATLAEVKKLGADGMICKADVSKDADARRMFAETMAKFGRVDVVVNNAGTTDHVAMDDLEGMKEEYWDNAWNTNVKGHFFLIRACAEELKKNKGCVVNVCSISGITGRGSSMAYCASKAAAISVTKSFALVLAPDVRVNAVLPGVVMTRWVGDKPEFARKLSAGTPLGRPAEAEDVGEAVVSLITGASFITGQAVIVDGGYTIINGNNIR
- a CDS encoding LacI family DNA-binding transcriptional regulator, encoding MEKVTIKDVAKHAGVSVATVSRVINSNYYVSPEVTRSVQQSIGELQYVPNLIARSLKKDATFSLGFLVSDITNNYFIEMAKAVEDIVNKEGYSLIVCSTENRKKRELAYLELLTSKKIDGLILNTTGENDDYVVGLSKKIPVVAVNRKIRDVCFRGDLVDSNSVQGAYELTTHLLDLGHRKIFVLNGALNVSTGRGRFTGFQKAMHEVGIDVGEGYPYRYDGDFTLEAGYQGAAAWARMSDRPTAMIVMNNMMTVGALKYVMNNGVSVPEELSIVAYERIENIELFSVRPTIAASDPSLMGGKVAELMLERIQNNGLNNREVVFQPRLIVGNGERRI
- a CDS encoding MaoC family dehydratase is translated as MVQDIPFAAVKVGDKASMTKTVSEFDVYTFAGVTGDFNPVHINSEYAKQTMFKERIAHGMLSAGFISAVLGTALPGANTIYMGQELSFRAPVKIGDTVTATVECIEKIEAKNRLIFRTTVTNQDGVLVVDGKATMLKK
- a CDS encoding acyl-CoA dehydrogenase, whose translation is MRFELTEDQLMMQKMVREFAEKQIAPGAAERDENERPDRALLDAIGELGLNGICFPEKYGGADGDYLSYVLAAEEICKADAGIGVSYMATVSLCAWPIFAYGSEEQKQKYLVPLVEGKKVGAFALTEPNAGTDAASQQTVAVDKGDHYLLNGSKIFITNGGEAETNVVFAMTDKTKGVKGISAFILEKGMPGFTFGKKEHKMGIRSSQTQELIFQDVKVPKENMLGKEGEGFKIAMSTLDGGRIGIATQGLGIAQSALDQAIKYSKERVQFGKPISANQAIAFMLADMAVKVDCARLLTYRAAYNKENGLPYSKEAAMAKLYASDIAMEVSTDAVQVFGGYGYSREYPVERLMRDAKIAQIYEGTNQVQKMVISGAILR
- a CDS encoding 4-hydroxyphenylacetate 3-hydroxylase family protein; this encodes MALMTAAQYEESLRKMKFNLYLLGEKVASPVDHPIIRPSLNAVKMTYSLAHDPAHEELMTATSSLTGRKINRFAHLHQSADDLVKKVKMQRLLGQKTASCFQRCVGMDAINAVESVTFEMDRELGTDYHARFIDFVTMVQDGDLTVDGAMTDPKGDRSLPPHKQADPDLFLRVVEKRADGIVVRGAKCHQTGALNSHWILVMPTISMGEEDAAYAVCFAAPADAAGITYIYGRQSCDTRKLEGGEIDTGNSTFGGHESLVIFEDVFVPWKDVFMCGEYRFSGALVERFAGYHRQSYGGCKVGVGDVLIGAAALAAEYNGAAKASHVKDKLIEMVHLNETLYACGIACSAAGARTASGTYLIDMLLANVCKQNVTRFPYEIARLAEDIAGGLFVTMPSEQDFRHPEIGPKLEKYLGGTAGVPTEHRLRILRLVENLTLGTAAVGYRTESMHGAGSPQAQRIMIARQGNLEAKKELAKKIAGIAGKDTVS
- a CDS encoding indolepyruvate oxidoreductase subunit beta, which translates into the protein MKFDLVIAGVGGQGNILASQVVAKCAMDAGYNVVNTETKGAAQRGGSVLSHVRIADGEIFSPLVPAGQADVLLGFEPLEALRYIGLLSKKGTFIINTAPVPTILANMKVDEYPSTEQIVAIIKDKGLAGHFLNATRAAKELGNVLLTNVVMLGALTAVSNVLSPDVILKKLLTMVDEKFHADDSRAFAVGRGLIGKEG